From the Streptomyces sp. Tu 2975 genome, one window contains:
- a CDS encoding glycosyltransferase family A protein — protein sequence MTGEDFWVIVPAHQEEERITGTLRALAAQRDRDFTLLVVDNASSDRTGAIARGFAAGAPFPVEVLDEPEKGVGCAVDSGFRHAIERGATLLARTDADCFPRPGWTAAARAAMTDRPGPTLVCGRIVARRDEHGPLGRAGFSALVRLAALFGRLRPAHARRNGYLAPYRMHAGNNMAVTADLYLACGGMPRRPSPTDRLFLNRVRRQTDRIVRSRAMVVENSTRRLRAYGIRGTARWYLDQGSGGRGDDPR from the coding sequence ATGACCGGCGAGGACTTCTGGGTGATCGTGCCCGCGCACCAGGAGGAGGAACGGATCACCGGCACGCTGCGGGCGCTCGCTGCGCAGCGGGACCGCGACTTCACCCTGCTCGTGGTCGACAACGCCTCTTCGGACCGTACCGGCGCCATCGCCAGGGGCTTCGCAGCGGGCGCGCCGTTCCCCGTGGAAGTCCTCGACGAGCCGGAGAAGGGTGTGGGCTGCGCCGTGGACTCCGGCTTCCGCCACGCCATCGAGCGGGGTGCGACCCTGCTCGCCCGCACCGACGCCGACTGCTTTCCCCGGCCGGGCTGGACGGCCGCCGCCCGCGCCGCGATGACGGACCGGCCGGGACCGACACTGGTGTGCGGGCGTATCGTCGCCCGCCGCGACGAGCACGGCCCGCTCGGGCGGGCCGGCTTCTCGGCCCTGGTCCGGCTGGCCGCCCTGTTCGGCCGGCTCCGGCCCGCGCACGCCCGCAGGAACGGATACCTCGCCCCGTACCGCATGCACGCCGGGAACAACATGGCCGTCACCGCCGACCTGTATCTGGCCTGCGGTGGCATGCCCCGCCGGCCGTCGCCGACGGACCGGCTGTTCCTGAACCGGGTGCGGCGGCAGACGGACCGGATCGTGCGCAGCCGGGCCATGGTCGTGGAGAACTCCACTCGCAGGCTCCGGGCGTACGGCATCCGGGGCACGGCCCGCTGGTATCTGGACCAGGGCAGCGGCGGACGCGGGGACGACCCCCGCTGA
- a CDS encoding ketoacyl-ACP synthase III — protein MLKQTSDPGPRVGIIGVGSALPDTVLTSHSLQREATRHIAKSLPGTLLAQATGIESRHVAADDEYASTLALRAARRALANASLGPHDIDLLLFASASRDMVEPATAHIVQAELGSRAHALDVTNACNSFVNGIDVARSTILAGRARRALVVTGETPTRAIRRSPADFAEFRDGFAGYTFGDAGAAVVLEAVERGGILDVDTETHSEHWEVGGIPGGGSRHPRGDEHTYFRGDGHELRGVFEKVGASVVERTLHRAGLAWDGFARVLVHQVTVPYLERFAELTGAPSDKLVVTVPELGNIASASIGVQLDRVYGELTAGDRVLFVGLGGGISIMTMIWEKS, from the coding sequence ATGCTCAAACAAACGAGCGATCCGGGTCCGCGGGTCGGTATCATCGGCGTCGGCAGCGCTCTTCCCGACACGGTGCTGACATCGCACAGCCTGCAGCGCGAGGCGACCCGGCACATCGCCAAGTCCCTGCCGGGCACGCTGCTCGCCCAGGCCACCGGCATCGAGAGCCGGCATGTCGCGGCCGACGACGAGTACGCCTCGACGCTCGCCCTGCGCGCCGCGCGCAGGGCGCTGGCGAACGCGTCGCTCGGTCCGCACGACATCGACCTCCTGCTGTTCGCCTCCGCGTCCCGCGACATGGTGGAGCCCGCGACGGCGCACATCGTGCAGGCCGAGCTCGGCTCGCGGGCCCACGCCCTCGATGTCACGAACGCCTGCAACAGCTTCGTCAACGGCATCGACGTCGCCCGCAGCACGATCCTGGCCGGCCGGGCACGGCGCGCCCTCGTCGTCACGGGTGAGACCCCGACCCGGGCGATACGCCGCTCACCGGCCGACTTCGCCGAATTCCGGGACGGCTTCGCCGGCTACACCTTCGGCGACGCCGGCGCGGCCGTGGTCCTGGAAGCGGTGGAGCGCGGAGGCATCCTCGACGTGGACACAGAGACGCACTCCGAGCACTGGGAGGTCGGCGGCATTCCCGGCGGTGGTTCCCGGCACCCGCGCGGGGACGAGCACACCTACTTCCGCGGCGACGGCCACGAACTGCGCGGTGTCTTCGAGAAGGTTGGCGCCTCGGTCGTGGAGCGGACACTGCACCGCGCGGGCCTCGCCTGGGACGGCTTCGCCAGGGTGCTGGTGCACCAGGTGACCGTGCCGTACCTCGAGCGGTTCGCCGAACTGACCGGCGCCCCCTCGGACAAGCTCGTGGTCACCGTCCCCGAGCTGGGCAACATCGCCAGCGCGAGCATCGGCGTGCAACTGGATCGGGTGTACGGGGAGCTGACGGCGGGTGACCGGGTGCTGTTCGTCGGTCTCGGTGGCGGCATCAGCATCATGACGATGATCTGGGAGAAGTCATGA
- a CDS encoding cytochrome P450, with amino-acid sequence MTAARSGPARARRRDRRVYLRSHPLLFALLAATRGRAVRRIGRTVLVHDADAYRKVLAGLPLDRTAGGTTGGAARSALRAAGHHDAGVLFDQEGAGHRAGRRALAQGLGAAGVEELRGLWRPLLAGRLEPLAQGGEVDLVTLARELSGTVVCALLGSQASPVAVAAAAADLAAASVRSELPGLRRPGAHAASARATRRLRQLLGDGDALSAMVAVAAVNTTVAALPRAVAWCADAGLWDQAADERLRLPLVDELLRVTAPSPLLPRVAAADGVVAGCPVRSGDRLVLVARHAVDAHGSGPDAERPAAPDLARLVFGAGPHTCPGARLARLQLADVLAALSPHRPVVVGAVVDRGAALPSWRKLVVRALVEVAR; translated from the coding sequence ATGACCGCTGCACGCTCGGGACCCGCACGGGCGAGGCGTCGTGACCGCCGGGTCTATCTGCGCTCCCACCCACTCCTCTTCGCCCTCCTCGCCGCCACCCGCGGCCGTGCCGTCCGCAGGATCGGCCGCACGGTGCTCGTCCACGACGCCGACGCCTACCGCAAGGTGCTGGCCGGCCTGCCCCTCGACCGTACGGCCGGCGGGACGACGGGGGGCGCGGCGCGATCGGCGCTGCGCGCGGCGGGCCACCACGATGCCGGAGTGCTGTTCGACCAGGAGGGCGCGGGACACCGGGCCGGACGACGGGCTCTGGCCCAGGGGCTCGGCGCGGCCGGCGTCGAGGAACTGCGCGGCCTCTGGCGGCCGTTGCTCGCCGGACGGCTCGAACCACTGGCCCAGGGCGGCGAGGTGGACCTCGTCACCCTTGCCCGCGAACTGTCGGGCACGGTCGTCTGCGCGCTGCTCGGTTCCCAGGCGTCCCCGGTCGCGGTGGCCGCCGCCGCTGCCGATCTGGCCGCCGCCTCCGTCCGCAGTGAGCTCCCCGGCCTCCGCCGGCCGGGAGCGCACGCCGCGTCGGCCCGTGCGACCCGGCGACTGCGGCAGCTGCTCGGCGACGGGGACGCACTGTCCGCGATGGTGGCGGTCGCCGCCGTCAACACGACCGTTGCCGCGCTGCCACGCGCGGTGGCCTGGTGCGCGGACGCCGGACTGTGGGACCAGGCGGCGGACGAACGACTGCGGCTGCCCTTGGTGGACGAACTGCTGAGGGTCACCGCCCCGTCCCCCCTGCTGCCGCGGGTCGCCGCGGCGGACGGGGTGGTGGCGGGCTGCCCGGTGCGCTCGGGCGACCGTCTGGTGCTGGTCGCCCGGCACGCGGTGGACGCGCACGGCAGCGGCCCCGACGCCGAGCGGCCCGCCGCCCCGGACCTGGCCCGTCTCGTCTTCGGCGCCGGCCCGCACACCTGCCCGGGAGCCCGACTCGCTCGTCTTCAACTGGCCGACGTGCTGGCGGCGTTGTCGCCACATCGCCCCGTCGTCGTCGGGGCCGTCGTGGACCGCGGCGCCGCTCTGCCCAGCTGGCGGAAACTGGTCGTCCGCGCCTTGGTGGAGGTGGCTCGATGA
- a CDS encoding class I adenylate-forming enzyme family protein, producing the protein MLDLLDHALRSSPEKPAVLGATRTGRPRVRATRGELAGLADAYASSLHAHGLRPGDTVGVAVRPGPRALAVLLALWRLGLRGAVLDPGAGPDVLRARLASARPSLVLADAAAQAVAGWARPLAARARLALPSLEEFGTVATVGRRLPGCAPALGRADVRVPGRDHADGDAVIVFTSGTTSRPRAVVHTRSGLAAGMETVSALIGARPGEPVVGGTFFVLVPSLAQGAPVALPARAPKVLARQLRRLRPRDTYLTPPQLRDALRAGARFTGRVWTGSAPASADLLGRVRDAGAAEAWGVYALTELFPAAAVESRDKAAFEGAGDLVGPPLPGVEVRTEGGELLLTGPAARHRYLGEAPDPWVRTGDRAHLDATGRIVLEGRCKDMVLRRAENIYPGLYEPALQVPGVELAVLVGVPAGDGDERLVAVVQPRSGHGEAQVRSALAGPLHRMGSARPDAVVFADVPLSGRSRKPDRAATALLAAERLAEKAAAR; encoded by the coding sequence ATGCTCGACCTCCTCGACCACGCCCTGCGATCCTCGCCTGAGAAGCCCGCCGTGCTCGGCGCCACGCGCACCGGGCGCCCCCGGGTCCGTGCCACCCGCGGCGAACTCGCGGGCCTGGCCGACGCGTACGCCTCGTCGCTGCACGCGCACGGGCTGCGCCCGGGCGACACCGTCGGTGTCGCGGTGCGTCCCGGACCCCGTGCGCTCGCCGTCCTGCTCGCCCTGTGGCGGCTCGGGCTGCGGGGCGCGGTGCTCGATCCCGGCGCGGGTCCCGATGTGCTGCGCGCCCGGCTCGCGTCGGCCCGGCCCTCGCTCGTGCTCGCCGACGCCGCGGCGCAGGCGGTCGCGGGGTGGGCCCGGCCACTGGCGGCGCGGGCACGGCTCGCCCTGCCCTCCCTCGAGGAGTTCGGCACGGTGGCGACGGTCGGCCGCAGGCTTCCCGGCTGTGCGCCCGCGCTCGGTAGGGCCGATGTCCGTGTCCCCGGGCGGGACCACGCCGACGGTGACGCCGTCATCGTCTTCACCTCCGGCACGACCTCCCGGCCGAGGGCCGTCGTGCACACCCGCTCCGGGCTCGCCGCAGGGATGGAGACGGTCTCCGCGCTGATCGGCGCCCGGCCGGGCGAACCGGTCGTCGGCGGGACCTTCTTCGTCCTCGTCCCCTCGCTCGCCCAGGGAGCGCCGGTGGCGCTTCCCGCTCGTGCGCCCAAGGTTCTGGCGCGGCAGCTGCGGCGGCTGCGCCCCCGGGACACCTATCTGACACCGCCCCAGCTGCGGGACGCCCTCCGCGCGGGGGCGCGGTTCACGGGCCGGGTGTGGACGGGGTCGGCGCCGGCGAGTGCCGACCTGCTGGGCCGGGTCCGGGACGCGGGCGCCGCGGAGGCCTGGGGGGTGTACGCGCTCACCGAACTGTTCCCCGCCGCGGCCGTCGAGTCACGCGACAAGGCGGCCTTCGAGGGGGCGGGGGATCTCGTCGGCCCGCCGCTGCCGGGCGTCGAGGTGCGGACGGAGGGCGGCGAGCTGCTGCTGACCGGTCCGGCGGCCAGGCACCGCTACCTCGGGGAGGCTCCCGACCCCTGGGTGCGCACCGGCGACCGGGCGCATCTGGACGCCACTGGCCGCATCGTGCTGGAGGGGCGCTGCAAGGACATGGTGCTGCGGCGCGCGGAGAACATCTACCCGGGCCTGTACGAGCCCGCCCTCCAGGTGCCGGGTGTCGAGCTCGCGGTACTCGTCGGCGTCCCGGCGGGCGACGGCGACGAGCGACTGGTGGCCGTCGTCCAGCCCCGATCCGGCCATGGGGAGGCACAGGTGCGTTCCGCTCTCGCCGGGCCGCTGCACAGGATGGGCTCCGCCCGCCCGGACGCGGTGGTGTTCGCGGACGTCCCGCTGTCCGGCCGGTCCCGCAAGCCGGACCGGGCGGCGACGGCGCTGCTCGCGGCGGAACGTCTCGCGGAGAAGGCGGCGGCCCGATGA
- a CDS encoding lytic transglycosylase domain-containing protein, with amino-acid sequence MRPGRRRLRRGLAGTAAAVAAMTALTASQAPGVVPPRPVADADGAADAGTWPVTPNDDSYHVELPPLPVPVPPAPVPGSGPAVRLDPVRAESGIPATVLAAYRGAEARIGRSDPGCRLPWQLLAAIGKVESGQASGGRVDAAGTTLSPILGPVLDGNGFAHIADTDNGAWDGDTRYDRAVGPMQFIPSTWANWGQDANGDGRRDPNNIHDAALTAGRYLCAGERSLAVKAHLDRAILSYNHSQEYLRTVLAWLDFYRRGVHPVADGGGVVPTSPGAGGDTPAERPVGDGGDDGGEGGGEIIIGPPGGPPAPVPTPTRDPAPRPRPSIPGPDPSPDPSPDPSPDPSPDPSTDPSPDPSPDPSPDPGPSEPDCPTPSPSPSELPGESPAPPVTPPPGPSDGPTPGDDPCSPA; translated from the coding sequence ATGAGGCCCGGCAGGAGGCGGCTGCGCCGGGGACTGGCCGGGACCGCGGCGGCCGTCGCCGCCATGACGGCGCTCACCGCCTCGCAGGCGCCCGGAGTCGTACCACCCCGTCCCGTCGCCGACGCAGACGGAGCGGCGGATGCCGGTACGTGGCCCGTCACACCCAACGACGACTCCTACCATGTCGAGCTGCCGCCGCTGCCCGTACCGGTCCCGCCCGCACCGGTACCCGGCTCCGGACCGGCCGTACGGCTGGACCCGGTCCGCGCCGAGTCGGGCATCCCGGCCACCGTCCTCGCCGCCTACCGCGGCGCCGAAGCACGGATCGGGCGCAGCGACCCCGGCTGCCGGCTGCCGTGGCAACTGCTCGCCGCCATCGGCAAGGTGGAGTCCGGGCAGGCATCCGGCGGCCGTGTCGACGCCGCCGGCACCACGCTCTCGCCGATCCTGGGCCCGGTCCTCGACGGCAACGGGTTCGCGCACATCGCCGACACCGACAACGGCGCCTGGGACGGCGACACCCGGTACGACCGCGCGGTGGGGCCGATGCAGTTCATACCGTCCACCTGGGCGAACTGGGGGCAGGACGCGAACGGTGACGGCCGCAGGGACCCCAACAACATCCACGACGCCGCGCTCACAGCCGGCCGCTACCTCTGCGCGGGCGAGCGGAGCCTCGCGGTCAAGGCCCACCTGGACCGGGCGATCCTCAGCTACAACCACTCGCAGGAATACCTGCGCACAGTGCTCGCATGGCTCGACTTCTACCGCAGGGGCGTCCACCCGGTGGCCGACGGCGGGGGCGTGGTTCCCACCAGCCCGGGTGCCGGCGGCGACACACCGGCCGAGCGGCCCGTCGGCGACGGCGGCGACGACGGGGGAGAGGGCGGTGGCGAGATCATCATCGGGCCGCCGGGCGGCCCGCCCGCGCCGGTGCCCACGCCGACGCGCGACCCGGCTCCCCGGCCGCGGCCGAGCATCCCCGGTCCGGATCCTTCGCCGGACCCCTCACCGGACCCGTCGCCCGACCCGTCACCGGATCCTTCGACCGATCCGTCACCGGATCCGTCGCCGGACCCGTCCCCCGACCCCGGTCCCTCCGAGCCGGACTGCCCCACACCGTCCCCGTCGCCTTCCGAGCTGCCGGGCGAGTCACCCGCTCCGCCCGTCACGCCGCCACCCGGTCCGAGCGACGGCCCGACTCCCGGCGACGACCCCTGCTCACCCGCCTGA
- a CDS encoding NAD(P)-dependent oxidoreductase, which translates to MSRPRIAVTGASGFCGGHVARAAATRGADVVCLGRRPGPVGAFRFWDATSGPPDLSGVDRVVHCAAAVGDPLPGSGAEAQMRAVNVDGTARLLAAAGDRPVVWVSSASVYDPRLDRGLVREDHPRTGHLNAYGRTKADGEELALRAGAVVLRPRAVYGPGDTQLLPRLLSRVRAGTLLLPGPDVRLSLTAVENLADACLAAPAWPPGAYNIADPQPYARDAALHQVLRAHGVTARLRRLPLGLAEMAARTAEAVARRTGGEPSLSRYAVDQLAHTVVLDVSRARTQGWTPHRSLHDYLASCTA; encoded by the coding sequence ATGAGCCGCCCTCGGATCGCGGTGACCGGCGCCTCCGGCTTCTGCGGCGGCCACGTGGCACGGGCCGCCGCGACGCGGGGCGCCGACGTGGTGTGCCTGGGCCGGCGCCCGGGACCGGTGGGCGCATTCCGGTTCTGGGACGCCACATCGGGCCCGCCGGACCTGTCCGGCGTCGACCGGGTCGTGCACTGCGCGGCCGCGGTGGGCGACCCGCTGCCCGGTTCCGGCGCGGAGGCACAGATGCGGGCGGTCAACGTGGACGGCACCGCACGGCTGCTGGCGGCGGCCGGGGACCGTCCCGTGGTGTGGGTGAGCAGCGCCAGCGTCTACGACCCGCGCCTCGACCGTGGCCTGGTCCGCGAGGACCATCCACGGACCGGGCACCTCAACGCGTACGGACGCACCAAGGCCGACGGTGAGGAACTCGCCCTCCGGGCAGGCGCGGTGGTGCTGCGTCCTCGCGCCGTGTACGGCCCGGGTGACACCCAGCTCCTGCCGCGTCTGCTGTCCCGGGTCAGGGCGGGCACGCTGCTGCTCCCGGGCCCGGACGTACGGCTGAGCCTCACGGCGGTCGAGAACCTGGCCGACGCGTGTCTCGCGGCGCCCGCCTGGCCTCCCGGCGCGTACAACATCGCCGACCCGCAGCCGTACGCCCGGGACGCCGCCCTGCATCAGGTCCTGCGCGCTCATGGGGTGACTGCCCGTCTCCGCCGTCTGCCTCTGGGACTCGCCGAGATGGCGGCCCGTACCGCGGAGGCCGTCGCACGCCGAACCGGCGGCGAACCGTCCCTCAGCCGCTACGCGGTGGACCAGCTCGCCCACACGGTCGTCCTCGACGTCTCCCGCGCCCGTACCCAGGGCTGGACCCCGCACCGTTCCCTCCACGACTACCTCGCGAGCTGCACCGCCTGA
- a CDS encoding family 16 glycoside hydrolase, with protein sequence MVVGLMSAAAYGKSDDGPTNAPQAAAEQVLTWTAGDPIDRYLSFPTTAVAGPATIVFENSTATGNTTGMPHTLTFSVSDVEFNNDVQLNVLANPNDDMGGKHTAQVNLTEGRYFYHCTIPGHGSMQGILTVTAGSGEDTTAPVSTAKVEGDRNADGAYIGQASVTLAATDEGAGVDKIEYALGADGPWQPYTAPVVVDEVGAHTLRHRAYDKAGNVEAEKSVDFTVAPPPTDDTTAPETSATVSGEQDDQGRYLGMATVTVTASDTGSGVNTVEYAVGTGAWQPYTAPVMVHETGTHTVRYRATDKAGNAAAEKSVNFTVVAPPAEDKEPPQTTAGISGEQNSDGAYIGRATVTVVAVDSGGSGVDKVEYSLDGGPYLAYAAPVVVDRVGYHTVLYRAGDKAGNTSQAKSLAFSVAEGGGVPAPACPEYDERSTVIVGTVDTGIPNRMTGSRCTVNELIEDEKDWSSHALFLKHVDEVLDRLLDEGVIDSREHRTIYRAAKQSGIGRPGQTSGYRDIFDGTEETFAKWQHVGGGKFSLSGDGAMTSSTTVPGMGMLWFPQRQYGNFSLKLQWRDDAPGAGNANGGVFVRFPYVHDNPEESRPEWVAIKYGHEVQILDRPDGDMYKTGSIYGFDRVGLGGAGVTPKGTWNDYEIRVEGQHYSVYRNGKLINEFDNTGGQVFQPPRSDDPGTDGRRYATGYVGLQVHGTTDVISYRNIRIKEF encoded by the coding sequence ATGGTGGTCGGGCTGATGTCCGCCGCCGCGTACGGCAAGAGCGACGACGGCCCGACGAACGCCCCGCAGGCCGCCGCGGAACAGGTCCTGACCTGGACCGCGGGTGACCCCATCGACCGCTATCTGTCGTTCCCGACCACCGCGGTGGCCGGTCCGGCGACGATCGTCTTCGAGAACAGCACGGCAACCGGGAACACCACCGGGATGCCGCACACCCTGACGTTCTCGGTCTCCGACGTCGAGTTCAACAACGACGTCCAGCTGAACGTCCTGGCCAACCCGAACGACGACATGGGAGGCAAGCACACCGCCCAGGTCAACCTGACCGAGGGCCGGTACTTCTACCACTGCACCATCCCCGGCCACGGCTCCATGCAGGGCATCCTGACCGTCACCGCGGGCAGCGGCGAGGACACGACCGCGCCCGTGAGCACGGCGAAGGTGGAGGGTGACCGGAACGCCGACGGCGCCTACATCGGCCAGGCCTCGGTCACTCTCGCGGCGACCGACGAGGGCGCCGGCGTCGACAAGATCGAGTACGCGCTCGGCGCCGACGGTCCATGGCAGCCGTACACGGCGCCCGTCGTCGTCGACGAGGTCGGTGCGCACACCCTCCGCCACCGGGCGTACGACAAGGCCGGCAACGTGGAGGCGGAGAAGTCCGTCGACTTCACCGTCGCCCCACCGCCCACGGACGACACCACCGCACCGGAGACCTCGGCCACGGTGAGCGGCGAGCAGGACGACCAGGGCCGGTACCTGGGGATGGCCACGGTCACCGTGACCGCCTCCGACACGGGCTCCGGCGTCAACACCGTCGAGTACGCGGTCGGTACCGGCGCATGGCAGCCGTACACCGCCCCGGTGATGGTCCACGAGACGGGCACGCACACCGTCAGATACCGGGCCACCGACAAGGCGGGCAACGCCGCGGCCGAGAAGTCCGTGAACTTCACGGTCGTCGCACCGCCGGCCGAGGACAAGGAGCCGCCGCAGACCACGGCGGGGATCTCCGGCGAGCAGAACTCCGACGGCGCCTACATCGGCCGGGCCACCGTGACGGTCGTCGCGGTCGACTCCGGCGGCTCGGGCGTCGACAAGGTCGAGTACTCCCTCGACGGCGGCCCCTACCTCGCCTACGCGGCTCCGGTCGTCGTCGACCGGGTCGGCTACCACACGGTCCTGTACCGGGCCGGCGACAAGGCGGGCAACACCTCGCAGGCCAAGAGCCTGGCGTTCTCGGTGGCGGAGGGCGGCGGTGTCCCCGCGCCCGCGTGCCCCGAGTACGACGAGCGGTCGACGGTCATCGTCGGCACGGTCGACACCGGCATCCCCAACCGCATGACGGGCAGCCGCTGCACCGTCAACGAGCTGATCGAGGACGAGAAGGACTGGTCGTCGCACGCGCTGTTCCTCAAGCACGTGGACGAGGTGCTCGACCGACTTCTCGACGAAGGCGTCATCGACAGCCGTGAACACCGGACGATCTACCGGGCGGCCAAGCAGTCCGGTATCGGCAGGCCGGGGCAGACAAGCGGTTACCGCGACATCTTCGACGGCACCGAGGAGACCTTCGCCAAGTGGCAGCACGTCGGCGGCGGCAAGTTCTCGCTCAGCGGGGACGGCGCCATGACCAGCAGCACCACGGTGCCGGGCATGGGCATGCTGTGGTTCCCGCAGCGGCAGTACGGCAACTTCTCCCTGAAGCTCCAGTGGCGGGACGACGCCCCCGGCGCCGGCAACGCCAACGGCGGTGTCTTCGTACGCTTCCCGTACGTCCACGACAACCCGGAGGAGTCCCGGCCGGAGTGGGTCGCCATCAAGTACGGGCATGAGGTGCAGATCCTGGACCGTCCCGACGGCGACATGTACAAGACCGGCTCGATCTACGGCTTCGACCGCGTCGGCCTCGGCGGCGCGGGTGTGACGCCGAAGGGCACCTGGAACGACTACGAGATCCGGGTGGAGGGCCAGCACTACTCGGTCTACCGCAACGGCAAGCTGATCAACGAGTTCGACAACACCGGCGGTCAGGTCTTCCAGCCGCCCCGGTCGGACGACCCCGGCACGGACGGCCGCCGCTACGCCACCGGCTACGTCGGCCTCCAGGTCCACGGCACCACGGACGTGATCTCCTACCGCAACATCAGGATCAAGGAGTTCTGA
- a CDS encoding ATP-dependent DNA ligase — protein sequence MDLPVMPPVKPMLAKAVKKIPPGMHYEAKWDGFRAIVHRDGDELVIGSRTGKPLTRYFPELVTSLADNLPARCVIDGEIVIAHEGRLDFDRLTERIHPADSRVRMLAERTPASFVAFDVLALDDESLMDAPFRARRERLEEALVGTRPPVHLTPTTTETEVAQQWFDQYEGAGLDGVVAKPPDLPYRPDTRLMYKIKHERTADVVVAGYRLHKSGPVVGSLLLGLFDDSGALQHVGVCAAFSMKRREELVAELEPLLMDPVTGHPWAAWAEESAHASARLPGAPSRWSGKKDLSWVALRPERVVEVAYDHMEGDRFRHTAQFRRWRPDRDPSSCTYAQLEEPVSYDLAQVLPPSGG from the coding sequence ATGGATCTGCCCGTGATGCCGCCCGTGAAGCCGATGCTCGCCAAGGCCGTGAAGAAGATTCCGCCGGGAATGCACTACGAGGCGAAATGGGACGGCTTCCGGGCGATCGTGCACCGTGACGGCGACGAGCTCGTCATCGGGTCCCGCACCGGCAAGCCCCTCACCAGGTATTTTCCGGAGCTCGTGACATCGCTCGCGGACAATCTGCCCGCGCGTTGCGTCATCGACGGGGAGATCGTCATCGCGCACGAGGGGCGGCTGGACTTCGACCGGCTCACGGAGCGTATCCATCCGGCGGACTCCAGGGTGCGGATGCTCGCCGAGCGGACCCCGGCGAGCTTCGTCGCCTTCGACGTTCTCGCGCTGGACGACGAGTCGCTCATGGACGCCCCGTTCAGGGCTCGTCGGGAACGGCTGGAGGAGGCCCTCGTGGGCACCCGGCCACCGGTGCATCTCACGCCGACGACCACCGAAACCGAGGTCGCGCAGCAGTGGTTCGACCAGTACGAGGGGGCGGGGCTCGACGGCGTCGTCGCCAAGCCGCCGGACCTGCCGTACCGGCCGGACACCCGGCTGATGTACAAGATCAAGCACGAACGCACCGCCGACGTCGTCGTCGCCGGCTACCGCTTGCACAAGAGCGGCCCGGTCGTCGGCTCACTGCTGCTCGGGCTGTTCGACGACTCGGGGGCGCTCCAGCACGTCGGCGTCTGTGCGGCGTTCTCGATGAAGCGGCGCGAGGAGCTGGTGGCGGAGCTGGAGCCGCTGCTCATGGACCCGGTGACCGGTCATCCGTGGGCCGCGTGGGCGGAGGAGAGTGCCCATGCGAGCGCCCGGCTGCCCGGCGCGCCGAGCCGCTGGTCGGGCAAGAAGGACCTGTCCTGGGTGGCGTTGCGGCCGGAGCGGGTGGTGGAGGTGGCCTACGACCACATGGAGGGCGACCGGTTCCGGCACACCGCGCAGTTCCGGCGGTGGCGCCCGGACCGGGACCCCTCCAGTTGCACGTACGCGCAGCTGGAGGAGCCGGTGAGCTACGACCTGGCCCAGGTGCTGCCGCCGTCAGGCGGGTGA
- the ligD gene encoding non-homologous end-joining DNA ligase gives MGAAVELEAGGRTVRLSNPDKVYFPARGYTKLDVAQYYLSVGPGILRALRNRPTTLERYPEGVEGESFFQKRAPKYLPDWIPTAHISFPSGRTADEICPTEVAAVIWAANLGTLPFHPWPVRRDAVDHPDELRIDLDPQPGTDFKDAVKAALELRPLLEEHGLRGWPKTSGGRGVHVFVPIEPRWEFTGVRRAAIAVARELERRMPGRVTTAWWKEERGERIFVDYNQTARDRTIASAYSVRPNPKALVSAPLRWDELEDVSPSDFDLATMPGRFAELGDVHADMDDHAFSLDSLLELSRKDEREHGLSDLPYPPDYPKMPGEPKRVQPSRAKKPAG, from the coding sequence ATGGGTGCAGCGGTGGAACTGGAAGCAGGCGGGCGGACCGTACGGCTGTCCAATCCGGACAAGGTCTACTTCCCCGCGCGCGGGTACACCAAGCTGGACGTGGCCCAGTACTACCTGTCCGTCGGGCCCGGCATCCTGCGCGCGCTGCGCAACCGGCCCACCACCCTCGAACGCTACCCGGAGGGCGTGGAGGGCGAGTCCTTCTTCCAGAAGCGCGCCCCCAAGTACCTTCCCGACTGGATCCCGACCGCCCACATCTCCTTCCCCAGCGGACGCACCGCGGACGAGATCTGCCCCACCGAGGTCGCCGCCGTGATCTGGGCCGCAAACCTCGGCACGCTGCCCTTCCACCCCTGGCCCGTGCGCAGGGACGCCGTCGACCACCCCGACGAACTGCGCATCGACCTCGACCCGCAGCCCGGCACCGACTTCAAGGACGCCGTCAAGGCCGCCCTCGAACTGCGCCCCCTGCTGGAGGAGCACGGCCTGCGCGGCTGGCCCAAGACCTCCGGCGGCCGCGGCGTGCACGTCTTCGTGCCGATCGAACCCCGCTGGGAGTTCACCGGCGTACGTCGCGCCGCGATCGCCGTGGCCAGAGAGCTCGAGCGGCGGATGCCGGGGCGGGTCACCACGGCCTGGTGGAAGGAGGAGCGCGGCGAGCGGATCTTCGTCGACTACAACCAGACCGCCCGCGACCGCACGATCGCCTCCGCGTACTCCGTACGCCCGAACCCGAAGGCGCTCGTGTCCGCCCCGCTGCGCTGGGACGAGCTCGAGGACGTGTCGCCCTCGGACTTCGACCTGGCCACGATGCCGGGGCGGTTCGCGGAACTGGGAGACGTGCATGCCGACATGGACGACCACGCGTTCTCGCTGGACAGCCTGCTGGAGCTGTCGCGCAAGGACGAGCGCGAACACGGACTGAGCGACCTGCCGTACCCGCCGGACTATCCGAAGATGCCGGGGGAGCCGAAGCGGGTGCAGCCGAGCCGCGCGAAGAAGCCGGCGGGCTGA